In the Malus domestica chromosome 16, GDT2T_hap1 genome, one interval contains:
- the LOC103407261 gene encoding eukaryotic translation initiation factor 4B2-like — translation MAKPWGTVGNWAAEAEREEAEELAAAAKAESQSFPSLKEAVSAKPKKKKMSLSEFYNASGTPASNRVGLTPDEMMRLPTGPKERSAEEMQYGRLGGGFPSYGRSGTNPGRGGDREGGDGSWGGGGRRSYGGFDDDRRGPPSRVSDLDQPSRADEVDNWAMTKKSLPSVDSGRQNRYSSLGSVGAGGGGGDGVGGGMGGPAWSRADEVDNWAVGKKPTPSRSSPFGSEFHSGPEPDRWVRGGREVDRVERERPKLVLDPPKAESGVNEPSQVVKTNKPNPFGAARPREEILAEKGLDWKKLESEIEAKKTSRPTSAHSSRPSSAQSSRSEGPGLHASDNVVKPRPKVNPFGDAKPREVLLEERGKDWRKIDLELEHQGIDRPETEEEKILKEEIDHLKKELEKESTDKVNSETVQESGGDRPSLRDIILQKERELEALIREFDDKVRFGQKAIDRPGSGAGRPGSGAGRPGSSAGRAGNFHERTPSYSGSFEDSRSVEYVDRSPLQGKGDPWARPFDDRRSFHGGRERGGFLGSRDMGRARSRERW, via the exons ATGGCCAAACCCTGGGGTACTGTCGGCAACTGGGCCGCCGAGGCTGAGCGAGAAGAGGCCGAGGAGCTCGCGGCGGCCGCCAAGGCCGAGTCCCAGAGCTTTCCCAGTCTAAAGGAAGCCGTCAGCGCCAagcccaagaagaagaagatgagcctctCTGAATTCTACAACGCCTCCGGCACCCCCGCCTCTAATCGTGTCGGCCTCACTCCCGACGAGATGATGCGCCTCCCTACCGGCCCCAAGGAGCGCTCTGCCGAAGAAATGCAGTACGGTCGCCTCGGTGGCGGGTTTCCCTCCTACGGTCGCTCTGGTACGAATCCGGGTCGGGGCGGGGACAGAGAGGGCGGGGACGGGTCGTGGGGTGGTGGAGGAAGAAGATCCTACGGTGGATTCGACGACGACAGGAGGGGCCCGCCTTCTAGGGTTTCTGATTTAGATCAACCGTCAAGGGCGGACGAGGTTGACAATTGGGCAATGACTAAAAAGTCTCTTCCTTCTGTAGATTCCGGTAGGCAGAACCGGTATAGCTCGCTCGGTAGTGTTGGTGCTGGGGGTGGGGGTGGTGATGGTGTAGGTGGTGGTATGGGCGGCCCAGCTTGGTCTAGGGCAGACGAGGTTGATAACTGGGCTGTTGGAAAAAAGCCTACTCCTTCTAGGTCATCCCCATTTGGGTCTGAATTTCATTCGGGTCCGGAACCGGATCGCTGGGTGAGAGGCGGACGCGAGGTCGACAGAGTTGAGAGAGAGCGACCCAAATTGGTTTTGGATCCTCCGAAAGCCGAGTCCGGCGTGAATGAGCCATCGCAGGTTGTGAAGACCAATAAGCCGAACCCCTTCGGAGCAGCTCGACCTAGGGAGGAGATTTTGGCTGAGAAAGGGTTGGATTGGAAGAAGTTGGAGTCGGAAATAGAAGCCAAGAAGACGAGTAGGCCGACGAGTGCCCACTCAAGCAGGCCTTCGAGTGCTCAGTCAAGCCGGTCTGAAGGGCCCGGGCTGCATGCAAGTGATAATGTGGTGAAGCCGCGGCCGAAAGTAAACCCCTTTGGTGATGCCAAGCCAAGGGAGGTTTTGCTGGAGGAGCGGGGTAAGGATTGGCGGAAGATTGATCTCGAGCTGGAGCATCAGGGTATTGACAG ACCTGAAACAGAGGAGGAAAAGATATTGAAGGAAGAAATAGATCATCTAAAGAAGGAACTCGAGAAAGAATCTACGGATAAAGTGAACAGTGAAACTGTGCAAGAGTCTGGTGGTGACCGGCCAAGTCTACGCGATATAATACTACAGAAGGAAAGGGAATTGGAGGCATTGATCCGAGAATTTGATGACAAAGTTCGCTTTGGGCAGAAGGCCATCGATAGGCCAGGGTCTGGGGCTGGTAGGCCTGGTTCTGGGGCAGGAAGGCCTGGGTCTTCAGCAGGGAGGGCTGGTAACTTTCATGAGAGGACGCCGTCTTATTCCGGGTCATTTGAAGATTCTAGAAGTGTGGAATACGTAGATAGGTCTCCCTTGCAAGGCAAGGGAGATCCGTGGGCAAGGCCTTTTGATGACAGAAGGTCATTCCATGGTGGCAGGGAAAGAGGAGGATTTCTGGGGAGCAGAGACATGGGCAG GGCAAGGTCAAGAGAAAGATGGTGA
- the LOC103407253 gene encoding GDSL esterase/lipase At5g14450-like isoform X1, which yields MDRARFISIGRWWRGPWGLKKSVEAVAVGVVLVAALSTSFGLVPQKKSRSACQFPAMYNFGDSNSDTGSFSATFYRLPSPYGYTFFGKPSGRFSDGRIIIDFIAQKLGFPFLSAYLNSIGANFRCGANFAIVASTIQPLDVRTFGDGYSPISLNVQLSQFAQFKARVNEFFPRDERSYVKAGLPRAEDFSKALYTLDIGQNDLSAGLSWKTADQLLENVSSITAQLALTIEQLYQQGARVFWIHNTGPLGCLPSTLAYKMAEPGDLDQNGCLKRYNEVCQEFNRQLKERVLKLRAKLSEAVFTYIDVYAAKYTLISEAEKYGFTSPLAQCCGSYGDVPVRCGVKAIVNGTEVGGPCSNPSQHINWDGGHYSDAANEWLATRIMDGAFSDPPVSITEACHKTPRF from the exons ATGGACCGTGCGAGGTTTATTTCTATCGGCAGGTGGTGGAGAGGACCATGGGGACTGAAGAAGAGTGTGGAAGCAGTGGCAGTTggagttgttttagttgctgctCTTTCAACTTCCTTCGGCCTTGTACCACAGAAGAAATCGCGCAGTGCTTGTCAATTCCCGGCAATGTATAACTTTGGGGATTCAAATTCGGACACTGGTAGTTTCTCAGCGACATTTTATCGGCTTCCTTCTCCCTATGGCTATACCTTCTTTGGTAAACCTTCTGGCAGGTTCTCAGACGGGCGTATCATCATCGATTTTATAG CTCAAAAGTTGGGGTTTCCATTTTTAAGTGCTTATCTGAATTCTATTGGAGCAAACTTCCGTTGTGGAGCGAATTTCGCGATTGTAGCATCTACGATTCAGCCACTAGATGTCAGGACGTTTGGAGATGGATATAGCCCCATCTCTCTTAACGTACAGCTTTCGCAATTTGCGCAGTTCAAAGCACGTGTAAATGAGTTTTTCCCTCGAG ATGAAAGGTCATACGTCAAGGCCGGCCTCCCAAGAGCAGAGGACTTCTCCAAGGCCTTGTACACTTTAGACATTGGACAAAACGATCTTAGTGCCGGGTTAAGCTGGAAGACGGCAGACCAGCTGCTGGAAAACGTTTCCAGCATAACAGCGCAGTTAGCCTTGACAATCGAG CAACTCTACCAACAAGGGGCAAGAGTTTTTTGGATTCACAACACAGGTCCGCTCGGGTGCTTGCCTTCAACTCTGGCGTATAAGATGGCAGAACCCGGCGACCTGGATCAAAACGGTTGCTTGAAGCGGTACAATGAAGTGTGTCAAGAATTTAACAGGCAGCTCAAGGAGAGAGTGCTTAAACTAAGAGCCAAACTTTCAGAAGCAGTTTTTACTTACATCGATGTCTATGCAGCAAAATACACACTAATCAGTGAAGCGGAGAAGTATG GTTTTACGAGTCCTCTAGCTCAATGCTGTGGAAGCTACGGTGATGTCCCTGTCCGTTGTGGGGTGAAAGCTATTGTTAATGGCACTGAAGTTGGAGGTCCTTGTAGCAATCCTTCTCAGCACATTAACTGGGATGGAGGACACTATTCTGATGCTGCGAACGAGTGGCTAGCCACCCGCATTATGGACGGCGCATTCTCTGATCCTCCGGTTTCAATCACTGAAGCATGTCACAAAACTCCACGGTTTTGA
- the LOC103407253 gene encoding GDSL esterase/lipase At5g14450-like isoform X2: MYNFGDSNSDTGSFSATFYRLPSPYGYTFFGKPSGRFSDGRIIIDFIAQKLGFPFLSAYLNSIGANFRCGANFAIVASTIQPLDVRTFGDGYSPISLNVQLSQFAQFKARVNEFFPRDERSYVKAGLPRAEDFSKALYTLDIGQNDLSAGLSWKTADQLLENVSSITAQLALTIEQLYQQGARVFWIHNTGPLGCLPSTLAYKMAEPGDLDQNGCLKRYNEVCQEFNRQLKERVLKLRAKLSEAVFTYIDVYAAKYTLISEAEKYGFTSPLAQCCGSYGDVPVRCGVKAIVNGTEVGGPCSNPSQHINWDGGHYSDAANEWLATRIMDGAFSDPPVSITEACHKTPRF; this comes from the exons ATGTATAACTTTGGGGATTCAAATTCGGACACTGGTAGTTTCTCAGCGACATTTTATCGGCTTCCTTCTCCCTATGGCTATACCTTCTTTGGTAAACCTTCTGGCAGGTTCTCAGACGGGCGTATCATCATCGATTTTATAG CTCAAAAGTTGGGGTTTCCATTTTTAAGTGCTTATCTGAATTCTATTGGAGCAAACTTCCGTTGTGGAGCGAATTTCGCGATTGTAGCATCTACGATTCAGCCACTAGATGTCAGGACGTTTGGAGATGGATATAGCCCCATCTCTCTTAACGTACAGCTTTCGCAATTTGCGCAGTTCAAAGCACGTGTAAATGAGTTTTTCCCTCGAG ATGAAAGGTCATACGTCAAGGCCGGCCTCCCAAGAGCAGAGGACTTCTCCAAGGCCTTGTACACTTTAGACATTGGACAAAACGATCTTAGTGCCGGGTTAAGCTGGAAGACGGCAGACCAGCTGCTGGAAAACGTTTCCAGCATAACAGCGCAGTTAGCCTTGACAATCGAG CAACTCTACCAACAAGGGGCAAGAGTTTTTTGGATTCACAACACAGGTCCGCTCGGGTGCTTGCCTTCAACTCTGGCGTATAAGATGGCAGAACCCGGCGACCTGGATCAAAACGGTTGCTTGAAGCGGTACAATGAAGTGTGTCAAGAATTTAACAGGCAGCTCAAGGAGAGAGTGCTTAAACTAAGAGCCAAACTTTCAGAAGCAGTTTTTACTTACATCGATGTCTATGCAGCAAAATACACACTAATCAGTGAAGCGGAGAAGTATG GTTTTACGAGTCCTCTAGCTCAATGCTGTGGAAGCTACGGTGATGTCCCTGTCCGTTGTGGGGTGAAAGCTATTGTTAATGGCACTGAAGTTGGAGGTCCTTGTAGCAATCCTTCTCAGCACATTAACTGGGATGGAGGACACTATTCTGATGCTGCGAACGAGTGGCTAGCCACCCGCATTATGGACGGCGCATTCTCTGATCCTCCGGTTTCAATCACTGAAGCATGTCACAAAACTCCACGGTTTTGA
- the LOC103403319 gene encoding GDSL esterase/lipase At3g26430-like, whose translation MSAYFDSVGSNFTHGANFATAGSTIRPQNTTIRQSGFSPVSLDVQYNEFYDFQPRSQTARSRGGVFEQLMPKAEDFSRALYTFDIGQNDLTSGLFLNMSITQVKAYVPDVLNQFNSIVQSVYNQGGRYFWIHNTGPIGCLPYVLDRLPIPAAQLDKAGCATPYNKLARFFNRGLKQAVVQLRKELPLAAITYVDVYSAKYSLISQPQKHGFKQPIRACCGHGGKYNFNKHIGCGGKIRVHGKDVLVGKACQDPSLWVNWDGVHFTEAANKRVFDQIVDGSLSDPPTPLKFACHGKQQQPH comes from the exons ATGAGCGCATATTTTGATTCTGTGGGAAGCAACTTCACTCACGGAGCCAACTTTGCCACGGCGGGCTCAACCATCAGGCCGCAAAACACAACCATTCGCCAGAGCGGGTTTAGTCCCGTATCCTTGGACGTTCAGTACAATGAGTTTTACGATTTTCAACCAAGATCCCAAACTGCTCGTAGTCGAG GTGGAGTTTTTGAACAGCTAATGCCTAAAGCAGAAGATTTCTCTCGTGCTTTATACACATTTGATATTGGCCAGAATGATTTAACATCCGGTTTGTTCTTGAACATGTCCATTACCCAAGTCAAGGCATATGTTCCTGATGTGCTAAACCAGTTTAACAGCATTGTTCAG TCTGTATACAATCAAGGAGGTAGATACTTTTGGATACACAATACAGGCCCCATTGGTTGTCTTCCCTACGTATTGGACCGCTTACCAATCCCAGCCGCGCAGCTTGACAAGGCCGGATGCGCCACGCCTTACAATAAACTTGCTCGGTTTTTCAACCGGGGATTGAAACAAGCTGTGGTTCAGTTAAGAAAAGAACTACCATTGGCTGCAATCACTTATGTTGATGTTTATTCAGCCAAGTACTCCCTCATTAGCCAACCACAAAAGCATG GATTCAAGCAACCGATAAGAGCATGTTGTGGTCATGGTGGGAAGTACAACTTCAACAAGCACATTGGATGTGGAGGAAAGATTAGGGTTCATGGAAAAGATGTGTTAGTGGGAAAGGCATGCCAAGACCCATCACTTTGGGTGAATTGGGATGGTGTGCATTTCACTGAGGCTGCTAACAAGAGAGTCTTCGATCAGATTGTAGATGGTTCACTCTCAGACCCACCAACTCCATTGAAATTTGCTTGCCATGGAAAGCAGCAGCAACCTCATTAG
- the LOC139192972 gene encoding GDSL esterase/lipase At3g26430-like, whose protein sequence is MEPHSSRILVVTILVSLTSSLAPVSLVLASTSCKFPAIFNFGDSNSDTSGFSAVFGQAGPPHGQSYFHHRPVVIAMASLSLIDFIAKSLGFPFLSAYLDSMGSNFTHGTNFATSSPTVRPPNTTLRQIGISPISLNVQYDQFYDFPSRSQIVRSRGGVFEQLMPKVKYLISRALYTFDIDHN, encoded by the exons ATGGAACCACATTCCTCAAGAATACTAGTTGTGACAATTTTGGTGTCGCTCACGTCGAGCTTGGCACCGGTATCATTGGTTTTGGCCTCGACTTCATGCAAGTTTCCGGCTATTTTCAACTTCGGTGACTCAAACTCCGACACCAGTGGCTTCTCTGCAGTTTTCGGCCAGGCGGGTCCGCCTCATGGTCAGTCTTATTTTCACCACCGGCCGGTCGTTATTGCGATGGCCTCCTTGTCATTGATTGATTTCATAG CTAAAAGCCTCGGATTTCCATTTCTTAGTGCATATCTTGATTCAATGGGCAGCAACTTCACTCATGGAACCAACTTTGCAACGTCATCCCCAACCGTAAGACCCCCGAACACAACTCTTCGTCAAATTGGAATTAGTCCAATCTCCTTGAACGTCCAATACGACCAGTTCTACGATTTTCCTTCGAGATCCCAAATCGTTCGTAGTCGAG GTGGGGTATTTGAACAGCTAATGCCTAAAGTAAAATATCTTATCTCTCGCGCTTTGTACACGTTTGACATTGATCATAACTGA
- the LOC103403056 gene encoding GDSL esterase/lipase At3g26430-like encodes MQVLSFFLNYFFQDHAIKVVNAVSKEKIKKDPLSSSLYKNKAVYLSTLLPLSLSLCTQHMEFVFLKHHVLFGLVIWATLLPSPGICTGPCSFPAIFNFGDSNSDTGGLSAAFGQAPYPNGETYFHVPSGRFSDGRLVIDFIAESLGLPHLSAFLDSMGSNFSHGANFATAGSTVIPPNTTISQGGASPISLDVQLLQFSDFRTRSQIYRTKSELFEKSLPKEEYFSQALYTFDIGQNDITAGYKLNWTAEQVKAYLPYVLTQLSNAIKSVYDQGGRSFWIHNTGPLGCLPYVLVRFVTDPAQINKYGCADQIDEVAKFFNQRLKEAVVQLKKDLPLAAITYVDVYSVKYTLITQAKKYGFENPLIACCGHGGKYNFDRYAKCGAKKMINGTETLIAKSCDDPTVRINWDGTHFTEAANKWIFQQIVNGSFSDPPNPLKTACRCG; translated from the exons ATGCAAGTACTAtctttctttttaaattattttttccaAGACCATGCTATCAAAGTGGTCAATGCGGTTAGCAAGGAAAAGATAAAGAAAGACCCTCTTTCGTCGTCTCTCTATAAAAACAAGGCCGTCTACTTGTCTACACTTCTCCCCTTGAGTCTCTCTCTATGCACTCAACACATggaatttgttttcttaaaacatCATGTTCTCTTCGGCCTTGTAATTTGGGCAACACTGCTTCCGAGTCCCGGCATTTGCACAGGGCCATGCTCTTTTCCGGCCATATTCAATTTCGGAGATTCGAACTCGGACACCGGGGGTTTATCTGCAGCATTCGGACAAGCCCCTTACCCCAACGGAGAGACCTACTTTCACGTCCCGTCCGGCCGTTTCTCCGACGGCCGTCTTGTAATCGATTTCATAG CGGAAAGCTTGGGGTTGCCTCATCTGAGTGCATTTCTTGACTCGATGGGATCAAACTTCAGCCATGGAGCCAATTTTGCCACAGCTGGATCAACCGTTATACCTCCAAACACAACCATTTCCCAAGGTGGGGCGAGTCCCATCTCATTAGACGTGCAGCTTCTTCAATTCTCCGACTTCCGCACACGATCCCAAATTTATCGCACAAAAA GCGAATTATTCGAGAAATCGCTGCCGAAGGAAGAGTACTTTTCTCAAGCCCTATATACCTTTGACATCGGCCAAAATGATATCACTGCTGGCTACAAACTCAATTGGACCGCAGAACAAGTCAAGGCATATCTTCCATATGTACTCACCCAGCTCTCAAATGCCATCAAG AGTGTATATGATCAAGGAGGAAGATCGTTTTGGATACATAACACAGGCCCATTGGGCTGCCTCCCTTATGTTTTGGTCCGGTTCGTCACTGATCCGgcccaaataaataaatatgggtgtgcAGATCAGATCGATGAGGTGGCCAAATTTTTCAATCAAAGATTAAAGGAAGCTGTGGTTCAACTCAAGAAAGATCTTCCGTTGGCTGCAATCACCTATGTGGATGTCTACTCAGTAAAGTACACCCTCATCACCCAAGCCAAAAAATATG GTTTTGAGAATCCCCTCATCGCGTGTTGCGGTCACGGTGGTAAATATAACTTCGACCGGTACGCAAAGTGCGGGGCCAAGAAAATGATCAACGGCACGGAGACGTTGATAGCCAAATCATGCGATGATCCAACGGTTCGGATCAACTGGGACGGGACCCACTTCACGGAGGCAGCCAACAAGTGGATATTCCAACAAATTGTGAACGGCTCCTTTTCGGACCCACCAAACCCTTTGAAAACGGCCTGTCGTTGCGGTTAG